Genomic segment of Candidatus Afararchaeum irisae:
CGACTTCGGCATCGTCTGAGTCGGCACAAGACACCAACTCGTCGTCGACTGATCCCATGATGAGTGTCAAGGATATATCCGCTCCCGACGAGGTACATGCGGGCGACGACCTCACGGTTCGACTCTCGGTTCAGAACTTCGGAGGAGACGGCGTCTTCGAGGCTACTCTAGTCTCGGCTAAGGAAGACGAAACAGTCGAGAAAAAGAGAGTGAGATTCGACGTCGGTTCGGGGGAGGAGGTCACGAGAAGTATAGAAACGAGCCTTGAGTACTCGGGAAACTGGAGCCTCGGTCTCTCGGGGAGCCAGAGCTACAGCTACGAGGAGGAGACTGTCGAAGTAAAGCCCGTAGTACTCGACGAGGGTGGAAGCTACACCGACTCGGTGACCCCTGGCTCCGCCGAGGACGAGGTACGTATACGTGTCGTCGACTCGGCGTCGCCGTCTAAGCTGATGCCCGAGTTCGAGACGCCTGACACGACCGGGAGCCTCGAGTCCGTCTATCCCGGGAGCCCTTACCGGTTCGTAACTGCGGAGATAGAGGTCACCAACATCACCGATAAGACTGTCGAGGCACGGAACCTCGTCTATCTCACGAACCTGTACGCTGACGACAGGATCTACGACGCGAAGTACTACAACGACAAGAAAGGTAGCATACTGGGTGAGATACCGCCCGACGAGTCGGTGAGAGGTGTCGTGGCTTTTGAGATCCTCGACGACCACAGCCTCAAAGACGTAAGACTCGGATGGGAGACCGTACACGACGACGAGAACCC
This window contains:
- a CDS encoding DUF4352 domain-containing protein → MSRIYRRRFLAALVTSALAGCTSVPGSGSGSGGNGQKASSQSSSSTSASSESAQDTNSSSTDPMMSVKDISAPDEVHAGDDLTVRLSVQNFGGDGVFEATLVSAKEDETVEKKRVRFDVGSGEEVTRSIETSLEYSGNWSLGLSGSQSYSYEEETVEVKPVVLDEGGSYTDSVTPGSAEDEVRIRVVDSASPSKLMPEFETPDTTGSLESVYPGSPYRFVTAEIEVTNITDKTVEARNLVYLTNLYADDRIYDAKYYNDKKGSILGEIPPDESVRGVVAFEILDDHSLKDVRLGWETVHDDENPEAYWDLTL